The sequence below is a genomic window from Corythoichthys intestinalis isolate RoL2023-P3 chromosome 4, ASM3026506v1, whole genome shotgun sequence.
AGCTAACTTTAAACCTCAACTATACGTACCATCATAACAATATCACATTCTAAACCATCCCTGAAACATTACCTTGCAATTCTACTACTGGTTGTAGAGTTCAAGGTAGTGTCTCTAAATGATCTTCTTTCCTTCAATGTAGGCGTCGGGCCACGGGAGCCCGCCCGTTTCCCTTGCTTTCTGGCCTTTTTCAATCAAAGGCCACAGTCTATTCCTCTCCATCCTGTCAGCATGTGTCAGATCTTCTTTAAGATACAGCTTCCTCTCCCTCAAGACGACGTTGTCCTTTGCAATTCTCCAAATCTTGCTTCTGTAGGATCTCATGGTGAACTGGACGATGATGGGCCGGTTTGAGTCGACTCGGGAAACCCCGACTCTGTGCACCGTGTCGATAAGAAAACCCATTTTTTCCTTATCCTCTGGCGTAAGAAGGGCAAACAGAGACATTATTTCAGCTCTGACGTTTTCATCCGGCCTTTCCTTCATCCCGTGGATCCTCAGGTTCCAGCGCCTGCTGTACCGCTCTGCGTCGTCACTTTTCTGCTGAATCTTGGCAATTTGCTCCGAGTTTGTTTTTATCCGATCTTCGTTGCATTGTACTTGCACTTCCACCGTCTTCAGATGGTTGTGCACATCTTCAATGAATTTGTTAGTGTTGGACAGTTTTTCATCAAATGTATCAAAACGGGCTGCTAGCTCAAGCACGGCATTCTATATGTCATCAGTGGATGCGCTTTTATTCATGTCTTTCACTCGCTGTTTCTTGGATTCTGGGCTTTTCGTAGGTGTGATTGGTAGCGGAGTGAGTGAGCCATCAAAATTTCCAACGTCTTCGAGAAGTAGTGAAGCACTGCATTTCACATCCTTCGCTCTTTTCGCCATGCTGCACTTTTTGCGCCCAACGTAGCTTAGCTATAGCCACTTGCAGCTTAGCTGTAGCGCCACGCAGCTTCACAAAGTAAGCCCCGCCGAAAACAAACGCCTTACTCACAATGTCACCCTCCTAGCTTGTCCTTAGAATAGCCCCAGTTTGCAGGTATTGTCAGTACTGGTTTGATTTTCTTTGTTGACGGGGTACATTATATAGCCTCGGAGCACCTCAAAAACACGCCTCGCTGGCCGCTATCTTGGCTCCTCCCTCGtgggcatattaattagctatagagtctacccacgcaccacgtgttcgctgtagggttccgcccacttgtccgtcaaaacatcgtgttaacctattacggctacgtacatttctcctatttacggcgtgtttttctgctccttaacatcatagtcaaaatggtgaaggcgtgtgtggctgttggttgcactaacagagaagatggaaggagagacttgaaattttaccgtattccgagggatccaaatagaagagcgaaatggacggctgcgattcgacgtgaaaattggacaccaaaaaatcaccacagactctgtagtagtcattttatatccggtaagatgcatttaatatatatttagagggttttggcctgacaaccacaattaagatcattgctaggctaatcgccgacatcatacgacgtagtacgacatagtttcaaattcaagatgtttgtgacttccctatcTTCCACcattgttattttttgaataatatttagctggtaccaagtaaaagaaactgtcctcgtctacggggctgacaattaaccacaattaagatcattgctaggctaatcgccgacaacatacacgtatgtatgtagtgagtgctatactgctaaaccatataaacatcaaAAGCctcaactccattgacaaacgacatgaaatacattagacttgacagtggacgttagcaataacaaaagaattcgaattgaaaatttcgtaactcacctttccaagcacaagatagattcctgccaaacgaggacctgtttcacccaaccagcaacgaagtatttataagcgtccaagctcttgaagtttttcgtgagaataggctgattttgtgtggacaagatcattttaaatatcagcgtagcagatgtcaggcagacagggcgaagacagtgggtcgaaaaacattgatttgggcatcaaatatggatctggcgactgtatagaacgaagcttttcctcataacgccttttatgcaacagatccagtgagtttgcggcatcagaaagcaccgggtcttccatgaaatgcattttaaattgcgccatcaattgaaaacaatgctaatacagagtcgttttgacggacaagtgggcggaaccctacagcgaacacgtggtgcgtgggtagactctattctctctcttaatgcatgacgtcgttggcttgactctgaaaaatgtcaaggcaacggagtgtccgaagtttcttcaaaaagccccaaaacgacgatggtgtttgttgataaaagaggtgaaaaaacagggactgcacaagcgggcacgcaattcaagtccatgcgcaccaggagcaagactgcgttcaggccacagcaggtgaactattcatttcattgttccatacctacctgggccacagtcagctgtttttgtcactgcggagaaaaagttacatattcatctgcttgatgtgtgatggcacggtgtggatcctctgttaagcttgttcggacagaatattgatttgaatgaaaactaaatattaatttgaataaaaactaaatacaagtgatgggacgaaatgggccgaggttccgaagcttgtgtcgagtaatgggaggggtgtttccacgaagcttgcAGCGAGGCGCGCGTCATTTCGGCTGAACCCGGAAATGATGTCGTGAGAAGCCTCACTGGCCGGCTGAATCTGATGAacgcttcggaagtgatccgacGTTCGGCGCGTATTGCAAACACAGTAGGctacagactacggtataaattggttgcaacacgcaatggcgatcgcctgttatctcacattttgtgcatttcgggctcctgtacttgttgcatgatctgtgcgcaacagtgcaaccagtgcaatcttttttcgagccttgtcctttgcttgcgatggaaacTGCGCAAAAAAGCGaccctcccctgtatgggaacattttcatttgattgctttcaatacgGTAAGGGAGAAGAACtacattaatataaatgtgagtgtgtgtacctatctgaaccaaacatcaacagaatgaacaatccattagtgtactgggaggcacaaaagaatacctacccaaatttatatcaactggcactcacatttatctgcaccagcttcatctgtgccttgtgaaagaatattttctaaagctggtgaaatattgtccataaaaagaaaccgtttaaagccagccactgtgggaaagctattatttctcaaCAAAAAGGAATAACAAATGATCCtaagcacttgttgtattttgttcgcatactaaattactaacataagcacattcatatctttgtcataatcaaataaccattgaattcttaacaatgttgaccactTGGGCttgtagaccaggggtctccaacccagtcctcaaggcccactgtgggtcctggtttttgttccagctgatccagcagagacagttgaaccaatgaggctttgctaaaacaagccacacctgactgcaatcaactgattgcacttgtaaaacaccagattggggaaaaagtgttgtcatcttgtttggtaagaatgaaatcctgcacccacagtgggccttagtggaataggttggggacccctgttgtagaccacttgatggcgccatagagtaaatgaagcacaatgaagctttgctacatgtgcaaaccgattggctgcaaagcttcattgcttcatgaggcttcatttgaccatcactacTAAAtactgttgaagcggtatgcaatgttaagagtcttgttagctcgaattgctgtgtccaaccGCTGTAGCTCTCCTgcaacagcccccccccccaacaccagGTATCAACCAGACtccaaagccatcagcaaaaccatctAGTACCAGAGGTCGCAtcaatggtaagaaatactcatcattgattagcaacagcaatgttattaaaaagaattcaaagACTTGTTGgtctttaaaactgttttaatgacataaaatggacaaatgacttgtattttttgttttaaacatattatatGGCTCTCAGCCAATTAACGCGTTCAGCTGACCAATGATCAGTGACAACATTAGATGATCGGCTTCTTCGGGTGCATTTTCCTTGAAGTCAGAGATGACGGTTCTAGACTCCTTCAGCTGCTCCGCTATGCGCTGCTTCTCTTCCTCGTCCAGAGCCATTTTGTCCAACACGTACACTAGGTAAAACAAAAATCTGCACAAATGGAGCCAGAGAAATATTTGAAAGATCAATCACGCCGTATACAACAGCATTCATTCTTGTAACGCTATAGTTCAATCTTCAATTAAATGGACCGAGGTCGCTATGGCCTTTGGTGGTTCGCCGGCCACGTGAAAAACGTTTCGTGTTTGTGTGTTCGTGTGTGTGTACCTtctgaaaaaatgagaaaatgtcTCGCACAATGATGTTATTAGGctagccaaatttcaaaatgacatCTTTGAAGTGCTATATTTGGATTCGTTTGAAAAGAAACACAACGAATACCTTCAGTCAAATTATCTGCAAGTGCTTTGGTATTGTGTCTTGGGCTTACTCCAGTTGGGGATCCTTGAGCTTTTTGATGTCCTTAGACAGGCGTTGGACGATGGCCACCATAAGTGATGGGGGCAATGGGTTGGGCTGCATATTCTCAAAATCCAGCTCGCTTGCCGCCCAGCACACAGCAGCGAGCAATCGGTGGTCAACGCTCGACAGGGCCTGGAGAGGAATTAGGAAAATTCAGGTATTCTCATCCAACCCGATCCTACCAGAAATTcgctatttttaaaaatctttttagtaaaaacatgttttgttttgttttgtttaaacgaaatattagacatcaattaatgattctaagacaaaaacgacagacattttgaagaaTAAAGGAGGACAGAAACGACAGGGGAGCAACACAGGCTTAGTGAGGAGGAGGAGATGGGGGTGctaagatgccgatcgatcgggtcctttcacgtcattttcaaagtatcggaatcggcaaaaaaatatcgggcatgcctttttattttttttttaacgttacagacaaaatgtcttacactcatccagtctttagttttgtcttaaagtagggctatcacatTATtcacgttaacggcggtaattcattttctgaaattaatcacgttaaaatatttaacgcaagtaatgcatgcgctgcatgcccACTCACGTGTTGTCGCGTtccatctataatggcgccgttttacctaccgttttacctatatatagagctaaaagaaaGCGTAAAATGacctggcctcccctctgcctcggctgcgggagtgggttggggggtcgggtccccGATCTTGCAtcaccccgtggcagttcctgggcgttctcctgcctccgccttcccctctcttctctggctgggcatccgccctgcgctccgtcgcgggtcgctggctgggcgccgcacCGGCAGGgggccctgccttgcctggggcttggtgggccgctgggggtcccgtggcgtgccggttggggggctgtggctcgtggcccgggtgggcgggcgggggtgggtgtaggcgtggggttggtgatgcgtcccctcctgccatccctgaaggccggttgatgggcgcgcgggtggcccgggggaccaccctgggtcccgggggggggggggacgatggctcctttgctgggcggcgggaggagggatgggatcCGCAtgccccccccgcccgcccgccctccctccctccctccccgggctggctgggtgggggccgtggccctgggttggcgcccgcgcggtttctccgcccgtctgcgtggctgtcgcgcgcccggtggggcttgcgtgctgctggatgtggtagggcatgctcgggttgggggttccggtgccggggattggcgatgcggcggcgtagggttggtcgccaacgggcttacactcataagagatttacacgattactgggtcctagatcacagaactgatttgtgtacactctacccctttcaatcacttagcttatagtcttatagacacccccacccccattctcctctttcactggccaataggcccccacatggtgtaaaccggaaatacatctcgctgacgatagcaccagcatattagtaactagtttagatgttcagtgtatttcttgttgttgtttgtgtatgtgtttcttttctttcttctcttgtatttcttttcttctgaccCCCcaaaatcccttcctgttcgctgctttgtcataataaaaaggtattttgaatgatcacaatgggagtatgtcagactctcaatgtgaaacattaaaactgttcagaatctgcgcacttagacttccattctctgtgtgaaacagctgaacaggacaggtttaaaaaaaaaaaaaaaaaaagaaagcgtaaaatgagtagagtgaattttggcagtctttggagcctttttttcatTGGTtacagccttacaatccctccctcaacaattagaaaagtcatgggaagcaatgtggggaagaaaggtagtagttgatctttttcttaacactctctgttacttcccaacgcagagaagatatatcaattggtgccacgacgcacagtcaaggttgcacttcccatcatgtatttgggcagaacagttaaatggctacatttactgaaagctcaacaaatacactagatggcaatatttagtcacaatataaaaagtcacatttatcctttaagaattacaagtctttctatccgtggatccctctcacagcaagaatgttaataatgtaaatgccatcttgaggatttattgccataataaacaaatacagtacttatgtactgtatgttgaatgtatatattcgtccgagttttattcatttttttcttaacgcattgccaaaatgtatatgatcgggaaaaattatcaggaatgattggaattgaatcgggagcacaaaaaaaaaaaagcaatcggatcgggaaatatcgggatcggcagatactcaaactaaaacgatcgggatcggatcaggagcaaaaaaaacatgatcggaacaaccctagtgctaAGCGTTGAATCACGAAGGGCCATAAATCTTGATGACTTTGTAGATGCGTTTGCCAAAAAACATAGCAACAGGCGAATAAAACTGTTCTGAAGCATACTGATAGCCTGGTCATCAAAATCAGAGAATACTGATCCCTTTTGGCAagttctttttgttttgttttttgttcaggCACTTCATGAATTATTTTTGCGTTACATTAAACAGCGATGTGAGTGTATGTTGCACATACGGTATAGCCTGCTAATCTGTTGGTCCCCCCGTTGGGAAgtactttttatgttttgttcattcagtaataattatttttgtgttaCATTAAGTGACAATAAGAGTATGTTGCACATACGGTATAGCCAGGTAATCGGTTGATCCCCGTTGGGAAGTACTTtttatcataggcggagtttgacttttttgggggggggggggggggggcacagcatgttgatgaccccgaaacgcagtgtcagcaataaaatgaacttacaagaatatttataataataagttgaaaatgagcgttttttgtttcccatcattcttgacgggaattctaaatcaggctggttaggcaatacttttcgccaagatcgtcatccattgaatttggtacgcctgccggtatcgtgccaatgtagttaccccagtcaaaaaatgtatcccctgggcggagccacatgggaagtagatttgtgtcttttattattcaatcaaaaaaatgtttcaatgcagaaataaatttgaaactcaaaaaactaaaaaaaaaaaaatgcatgtgaaagccatttttctttgattcattttttttttttttttttttttatagaagtcaagttttttgatagaagcaacttttttgattcaagtaatgttgatttgtgtttgggccacattttggctacgaCATTTTTCACTCGGCTTCGACAtttcattattcaatcaaaaaataagttgcttcaaaacaaaaaagattttcaaaaagaaaaatcaatcaaaaaaaaagaaaaatttcaatcacagaaaaaagattttgaatgcgaaaaaatattggagattgaaaattttgcatttgaacacttgacttttcattgaaaatgttttctttgattgaagcaatcctttttgtgtttgggccatattatgattagaacatttgtgtctaaatcattcaatccccaaaaaagttgctacaatcaaagtaaatattttcaatcaaaaacaaaatcttttttttttccctcttctacagtatattatatattttttatttatttatttttttaattatatgcaaagcaaataaccgtctaaggtgctcgaaaaataatttcgacccatgatgataaaaaatcttttttgttcatttcattcatttttgttgcagttttattgctttacaacttaagtcaattacatgcaatgacacttttcggccacaaaaatccgcttatgctttctatgttttgttcattcagtaataattatttttgtgtcacattaacATTGTGTGGGGAAATATCCAGTTAAGATATGATTGCCTCCGTACTTGCTTTCCCCCAGTAATTATTTAGTtgttgttaaatgtacaccttacgcAACAAACAGattttgttgtggaactcaaaatgttgactggacagttacggactatgcacattaaatcatgagtaacatcaaatattacacaaagtACATCAGTAGccatgtccttaagtctttctgatagttttccccggacctttttactgcaataatataatgaaaacctgaaataatggcttttagttttggtgtgccaccccaagatttgaagtggccccatctggccacccctatgaacaatttctggaggcgcccctGCCCTGAAGCCAAAtatgcaatatgtgttaaaactTGACAGGGAACAGCGAAATATGTCAAATACATCAGCAGCAGGTGACTAAATATCTTGGCATACAAGTGCGCATTTTTGAACGTGTGACGACAGTGTCCCATATCACAAATAGGCCCCAAAACATTCCATTTTGTGGACGTAAGAGCAAATATGTTGTGCGTTACCGTCTCCAAAGCCTGCTTATATTCTCTCCGCTGAAAGAGCTGAAGGAGTTCCTCTTTCTTTCCCAAGTAGGCCTGATGTGCCTCCTGCTTCTTCTGCTCAACTTGGAGAAGACCTTCAACAACAGACTTTATGTACTGTCGAATATCCTGCAGAAAACTGAAGAGGAAGAGAACGGTTtatctagatcaggggtccccaaccttttttgcaccacggaccggtgttatttgggtcttttgttCACGGACCggcgttctgacaaattttgcaacccatcaaaaatggcAACGATGCAGTTCTGCGCAGGTGCGTCACGTTAAACATGGCCGCCAATGCAGCCATTCCAAACACTACAAACGTTCTTTAAAGtgtttgtgacacgaaaaagcatgtttatttcataatacacgcggtattttatgctcctgaatgatatggaccgcttggatgtgtgtggaagcgatcgctatatttatttagttttttgaatcccgcgccaggaaaatgagcgacttccggcttcggtctcgcattgaggaggagggcgctgtgacgtgtacggtagaagacgtcctcttcacgctacagtgtactgttgtgtatgaggacgaaggattcagctgattttgcggattaatacttttattttttgcatcacgccagccaaacggctgcagaaaaatcattctgtatgcggtagaggcgtatgcgcctttttggagtttcaaaaggttcccattcactgtggatatttactgtgggaccattggacttacaaggaagtgagtaaacatcttgttttgtattatgtcaaatacgaatacagtgattacaaagtaaacactataaaattcctttaaataaaggactacttacgtttgatcattgataggcatgtaaaaagctatcctcacgc
It includes:
- the LOC130915234 gene encoding enhancer of mRNA-decapping protein 4-like isoform X2 translates to MRMAPSPKPPVPTIGERHGQRDSGPSQEPGPIEAACTDSFQSIVLLAAKEMDKRIEDMFKRGKQDDSQPFFGPMCQLESGIRPKIEAEVRRLIHFQKKDRLASSVSAILLHTDGFLQDIRQYIKSVVEGLLQVEQKKQEAHQAYLGKKEELLQLFQRREYKQALETALSSVDHRLLAAVCWAASELDFENMQPNPLPPSLMVAIVQRLSKDIKKLKDPQLEFLFYLVYVLDKMALDEEEKQRIAEQLKESRTVISDFKENAPEEADHLMLSLIIGQLNALIG
- the LOC130915234 gene encoding enhancer of mRNA-decapping protein 4-like isoform X1, with amino-acid sequence MHSRGRPDIICFFFFLLIKFIVRLRRGNLSYSRMAPSPKPPVPTIGERHGQRDSGPSQEPGPIEAACTDSFQSIVLLAAKEMDKRIEDMFKRGKQDDSQPFFGPMCQLESGIRPKIEAEVRRLIHFQKKDRLASSVSAILLHTDGFLQDIRQYIKSVVEGLLQVEQKKQEAHQAYLGKKEELLQLFQRREYKQALETALSSVDHRLLAAVCWAASELDFENMQPNPLPPSLMVAIVQRLSKDIKKLKDPQLEFLFYLVYVLDKMALDEEEKQRIAEQLKESRTVISDFKENAPEEADHLMLSLIIGQLNALIG
- the LOC130915234 gene encoding uncharacterized protein LOC130915234 isoform X5, encoding MDKRIEDMFKRGKQDDSQPFFGPMCQLESGIRPKIEAEVRRLIHFQKKDRLASSVSAILLHTDGFLQDIRQYIKSVVEGLLQVEQKKQEAHQAYLGKKEELLQLFQRREYKQALETALSSVDHRLLAAVCWAASELDFENMQPNPLPPSLMVAIVQRLSKDIKKLKDPQLEFLFYLVYVLDKMALDEEEKQRIAEQLKESRTVISDFKENAPEEADHLMLSLIIGQLNALIG
- the LOC130915234 gene encoding enhancer of mRNA-decapping protein 4-like isoform X4; this encodes MKSVPSPLINFSRFDKEPGPIEAACTDSFQSIVLLAAKEMDKRIEDMFKRGKQDDSQPFFGPMCQLESGIRPKIEAEVRRLIHFQKKDRLASSVSAILLHTDGFLQDIRQYIKSVVEGLLQVEQKKQEAHQAYLGKKEELLQLFQRREYKQALETALSSVDHRLLAAVCWAASELDFENMQPNPLPPSLMVAIVQRLSKDIKKLKDPQLEFLFYLVYVLDKMALDEEEKQRIAEQLKESRTVISDFKENAPEEADHLMLSLIIGQLNALIG
- the LOC130915234 gene encoding enhancer of mRNA-decapping protein 4-like isoform X3, with the protein product MAPSPKPPVPTIGERHGQRDSGPSQEPGPIEAACTDSFQSIVLLAAKEMDKRIEDMFKRGKQDDSQPFFGPMCQLESGIRPKIEAEVRRLIHFQKKDRLASSVSAILLHTDGFLQDIRQYIKSVVEGLLQVEQKKQEAHQAYLGKKEELLQLFQRREYKQALETALSSVDHRLLAAVCWAASELDFENMQPNPLPPSLMVAIVQRLSKDIKKLKDPQLEFLFYLVYVLDKMALDEEEKQRIAEQLKESRTVISDFKENAPEEADHLMLSLIIGQLNALIG